cttaaaaaggcagagtaattgttcaagtcgacttccttaccaggtacttatttattttatgtttgttattttgaataactgctaaaatgaaataaaaaatccttagctcataataatgtaaacaattattgctggtctctacccacccccctgggtgtgaatcagcttatataatcacaggctaagtttaatattgaaaaatgttatttttataataaaataaatttttgaatatacttacccggtgattatatattaaaggaccctcccttcctccccaatagagacccagtggaccgaggagaaaattgagtctgtgtttacattgagtactgagtacctgcacgacagatggcgctgttgaaggacaccccctacctgcattgcgatcgctggcggatttttaacgtagagttttctgtcgagcaacagagttgcagcttatataatcaccgggtaagtatattcaaaaatttattttattataaaaataacatttttcattcatgttttttttttccattgacccctgtatctttatttctttcttaaGTTCTTCTctttatttggtttttctttttatattcttacaGGTTGTAGGGTTAACAGTAAAATTTTTATTTCGTCAAGATGTCTTTAATTTTGCTAGATATTAACTGAGAACATAATCCTTTTCTACTAACattcataaatattttacttttatttatataagatGAAAACAATCGTATCCATCTATTTGAGTGCAAATTTGATTAAAGagattaataacaaaataatttgagACAGATGGACTAACAGAAATAGACAGACATTGACAGACAGGCAGACATACAGACAGATTTCCATGTAACAAGCACCAGTAAAAATATGTTGCGTGGATTTAGCAATCAGAAATACTTTCACAGTCATTTGATAATTGTGGCAGTTGTACCTTCAACTCCTTTCATATAGATAAAGAAATTCCATCTCCTCTATTTTGGATTTCATAGGATATTCACATAGCACATCTGTTGCTTCGAAAAGGTCTTATCCAGAAAGACAAAACGCCGTTGCCGGATTTTAGTGTTTTGAGTTTCATCGGATATGATTTGAAGTCAAAGAATTTGGCAGTCATTCATCCTACTATTATACAGAATTCTTGAAGGGATTTGTTTGCCTTTATATAATATGCTAAGGACAGGAAAGCAAGGCGAGTCTCTTTTTTGTCTTTTATTGAATTACTGAAAACTTGAAGACTGGTATAGGTTATTGTGAGGTTACTTAGAGTTAAATATTCGATTTAAAGAGAATAAATATGGATGGATCTTGTGATTCGTTGAGTTTACTGAGATTTTAAATAAACGATTCTTATTTTCTTTTGAGATTACTATGAAAAAGTATTGGTAGTCATTTATTTTAATGCAGTTTATTTAAAAGAACGAGCAGTTTTTAAGCTTCTCTGCATTTACTAGAAACATTGGTTCTTGTTTCTTTAAACTTCTTGGAGTTTGGGAACTGAAAAGAACACTTCTTTAGATATATTGAATTCACTATAAATGACACCTCTTATTTTATATTGAGTTTTCTCAGAGCCAAAAAGGATGGTTTTTGGTCTGTATTCAGTTGTTGTGAAAGAATATGTTATTCTGATTGTTTCCACTCGGATGGCCGAGATAAAAATGGCTGTCCTCAACTTCACTGAGTTTGCAAGCAACTGGAAAAGAGGATCTTTAATTACCACAGTAGTAACTGAGGATATTTGAACTATTATTAGTTTAATTGAAACTGGAGATGGGTCTTGGATCTTAACTTGATTGTACTAAGAACCTAAAGGGTGACATTGGCTCTCTAATAAGTAATGTCAAACTGAAAGGAGAGGTATTTTGGCAGCAACTGGAAGGATAAGAAGACTCTAGTTGAGAAATGGATTAACCATTTCAATGACGATGTTCAGGTTGTAGGTGCAGACTCCATTTGCACATtctggaagagaaataacatagacaATAAGTGTAATGCTTTCCTTATTTTCGCTTGGTTTTGTGGTAAGTGCGAAAAAGGAAAACTTAGTGGCTATCAAAGCATATTAGGTGTTTGATGTTATCAAAGAAAAATTTCTAAGAGGTATATATTTAtgatttcaaaatatattgataaaatggAAAACGTTTTTTATGACTCCGTAAACAAAACAGGTAGAGGGAGATTTAGAATGATCTAAcagtataaagaaaaaatacaacaacTCACTTCTCCCAGAAACCTTGATGGGGCTTCCTGGGTTTGTCTGTTGATTTGGTTCCATTTGGGATATTTCCAGAGGAGTTGTGTTGTGAGAAGTTGTAGTTGTTTTTGGATATTTTGGTGAAGATAGTTCAGCAGGAGTGGTTTCTGGATTTGTGTTGGGAGAAGTAGCTGTTTTGTTAATAGTTATATTGGGAATTGTTGGTGAAGTCAGTTTAGGAGGAATGGTTTCCGGATTAGGGTCGGGAGAGGTTATAGATGTTTTGTTAGTTATGTAGGAAGGTGATGAAGTTAGTTCAGGAGTGGTGTCTGGATTAGCATTAGGAGAAGTTATAGTAGTGTTGCCTAATACCATATTAGGATTTGCTGGTATAGTTAATTTAGGAGGACTGAATTCTGGATTAATAGTGGGAGAATCTGTAGTTTTGTCACTAATTATGTTGGGAGTTGTTGGTGAAGTTTGTTCATGAGGTCTTGTTTCCGGAGTTGCATTGAGAGAAGTTGTTGTTTTGCCACTAATTATGTTTGGAGTTGGTAAAGTTAGTTCAGGAGGAGTGTTTTCTGGATTTAATATGGTATATATTGTAGTGTCTTTGTCAACAATTATGTTGGGAGTTGTTGGTGAAGTTAGTTTTGGATTGGTTTCTGGATTTGTTTTGGGAGAGATTGTAGTTTTGTCAAGAATTACTTTTGGAGGAGTTAGTGAAGTTAGTTCAGGAAGAGTGGTTTTTGGACTTGTGTTGGGAGTTGTAGTAGTTTTGTTGATGATTAAGTTCATAATTGTTGATGAAGTTAGTTTAGAAGGAGTGGTTTCTGGAGTTGCGTTAGGAGAGGTTGCAGTTGCTTCTATAGTTGCTTTGCCACTGATTATGGTTGGAGTTATTGGTGAAGTTAGTTTAGGAGTGGTTTCTAGATTTTTATTGGAAGAAATTGTAGTTTTGACAAGAGTTTCTGGTGAAGTTAGTTCAGGTGGAGTGGTTACTGGTTTTGTGTTGGGAGAAAGTGTAGTTGTTTTGTCAAAAATTATATTTAGAGTTGTTGGTGAAGTTAGTTCAGAGTGATTGGTTTCTAGAGTTGCATTCGGAGAGGTTACATTTGCATCTGTAGTTCCTTTGCTATGGATTATGTTGGGAGTTGTTGAAGTTAGTTGAGAAGTGGTATTTGGATTTGTGGTTAGAGAAGTTGCAGTTATGTCAATAATTATGTTGGGAGTTGTTCGAGAAGTGGTTTCCAGGGTTGTGTTGGGAGAAGTTGTAGTTGTGTCTGTAGTTATTTTGTCACTAACTATATTAGTTGTTTTTGAAGTTGGTTCTTGAGCTGTTGAAGTTATTCTTTGAGATGTTATGCTAGAAGGTGTTAGTTTAGCAGTCCCAGTTGAAGGTTGATCACTAGTTGAGGAAGTAGATACTGTCTCTGGATGTAAATAAAGACAAGATTAGTCTAAATTAATTGAAGGATCTAATTACTTATATTTTGAGTTTAAAATACTACCAAGATTCCTAACAAAGAATTTGGGTTAGTTTCTGGGTTCCTGATTCTAAACCTTTTCCACCATTAAACGTGTTTTCTGATACCTGGTCACCTAAGAGACAAATGTAGAGCTTTACATCTCTTTTTAACCTTTCTACTACAAAAgcaaataataatgctaataaagaaACTAGTCTTGCTCTGACCTCTTACTACTTTACTACTTTAGTTAAAATAACGCATTGTTCCAAGCTTTGAAAATCTGTTACAGCCCTTAACGTTCCTACTGTATTTTAGTCTTATAGTGAGTCTTGTATTTTCTCAGATCTCCAATTGGAATCTGCTTCATACCCATCCTTACAATCTTCTGTCTTAATTTCCTTAATTTTGTACATATAGATAAATGTGTTGTCATCATCTTTTACAAAGGTCACAAACATCATTATTGTGTTTTCCGATGACATTTTCTTAATGACCAGTATATTCAACCTTGGGTACATGACTAAGACTATCTTGTCTGTACCCATTTCTATGATATAAAGTTTTGGGTCACCACCTATTGCTTTTCATTTTATGCATCACTTATTTTTATTGTTTCCGCTTATCTTTTCTATAATACTTTTCTTGATTTCTTGTTAATTATATTTTCCCCAAGTTTCTCATTGTAACTTTTTGTTTTCTATATCTACTGTAGAAATCTTCAGTGCCATCCTTCCACTACTTGAGCATTTCTCATTAAGTTACTGAACTTGATGTTCAATTACCTCTAATCAAACTTTTCTAAATAGTTGACTTTTTGCTGCTGACGGAATCTGGTTTCACTGCCACTTTCTTGCATAGTTTGAGTCCATATCTAGTTGTTTAACTTACTTTcccttcaattttaatattttttgttactCCTGCTGGACAGCTAATGAatcttttgccattttcattaattttctgtgATATCCTAGCTTTTTTTTCACCCCTATCATTTTTCCATTTACTGTAATACCATTCTGAAGTCCAACTTATCAAAACAATTATAAGTATTGTAGAACCATACAGATGTTGATTCCTATAAATGTATTATTGTCAATTACTGTTTTCATAGTTAGTAAGTGATCTGCTGTTATCCATGCTTCGATACCTCCACTTTGGAACTTACTCATATCCTGCTTagacatttcttttcatttttccattctccttttcttaAGTTATTTCCAAGTATATTCCCCTTCGGTTTTCTAATTCCATCTTACTACTATTTAGAAAGACAGAATTGTCATCTCCCATTCTTTTGAATTATCTATGTTCACATCAATGTCTGCCAGGATGAAAGTGAGCTTTTCTGTTACGCTTTGAAGGTATTTGGTCATGAAAAATCATTTAGCCAAGTAATGGCAATGGTACCAGCTGCATACTAATAATTTCCTAATTTGAGTATTCCCAATTGATGTTGATTCAAGAACGGGAAAAAGACTTACCATTGATTAGATCTACGATATCCCTGGTTGTCACTTGAACAGAATTCACGGAGAGGCCGGTGGCCCTCACAAGGTTGCATATGTATAACGAACAGAGCTCTGTAAAGATAGGAACTTATTAACAGTAGAGTACTAGGCCTAGTGTAAAGATAGGAACTTATTAACAGTAGAGTACTAGGCCTAGTGTAAAGATAGGAACTTATTAACAGTAGAGtgctaggcctagtgtaaagatAGGAACTTATTAACAGTAGAGtgctaggcctagtgtaaagatAGGAACCTATTAACAGTAGAGTACTAGGCCTAGTGTAAAGATAGGAACTTATTAACAGTAGAGtgctaggcctagtgtaaagatAGGAACCTATTAACAGTAGAGTACTAGGCCTAGTGTAAAGATAGGAACCTATTAACAGTAGAGTACTAGGCTTAGTGTAAAGATAGGAACCTATTAACAGTAGAGTACTAGGCCTAGTGTAAAGATAGGAACCTATTAACAGTAGAGTACTAGGCCTAGTGTAAAGATAGGAACCTATTAACAGTAGAGTACTAGGCCTAGTGTAAAGATAGGAACCTATTAACAGTAGAGTACTAGGCCTAGTGTAAAGATAGGAACCTATTAACAGTAGAGTACTAGGCCTAGTGTAAAGATAGGAACCTATTAACAGTAGAGTACTAGGCCTAGTGTAAAGATAGGAACCTATTAACAGTAGAGTACTAGGCCTAGTGTAAAGATAGGAACCTATTAACAGTAGAGTACTAGGCCTAGTGTAAAGATAGGAACCTATTAACAGTAGAGTACTAGGCCTAGTGTAAAGATAGGAACCTATTAACAGTAGAGTACTAGGCCTAGTGTAAAGATAGGAACCTATTAACAGTAGAGTACTAGGCCTAGTGTAAAGATAGGAACCTATTAACAGTAGAGTACTAGGCCTAGTGTAAAGATAGGAACCTATTAACAGTAGAGtgctaggcctagtgtaaagatAGGAACTTATTAATAGTAGAGAACTAGGCCTAGTCGAACTAATGCTATTTCAAAGACTAATATCCGAATTTAGCAACACAATCGTACCATGATGGGGGAATTTAAGTTCCAAAGCACAGAATAGATTTGTTAAAAGAATTCTCATTCTTAAACGCCTTCAGTGTTAATATACCCAAGTAAAGAGACAATCGTCATTAAATGTAAAATTTATGCGGAAAAATTGGGTTGAATTTCCCTTAAGTAACCAACTGAATGGAATATAAGTTGGGTTAATTAAATACTTATAGAATTATAAGAGATGGATCTcacctattattgttattattattatcattgatattattattattattattattattattattattattattattattattattattattgctgatataAAAGTCAAACATTTTTAATGGAactttacagtctctctctctctctctctctctctctctctctctctctctctctctctctctctctctctctctctctctatatatatatatatatatatgtatatatatataatatatatatatatatatatatatatatatatatatatatatatatatatatatatatgtgcatacacacacacacacacacacatatatatatatatatatatatatatatatatatatatatatatatatgtgtgtgtgtgtgtgtgcatatatacatacacacacacatatatatatatatatatatatatatatatatatatatatatgcatatatatatgtatatatatatatatatgtatgtatgcatatatatatgcatatatatatatatatatatatatatatatatatatatatatatatatgcatatatatatatgcatatatatatatatattatatgcatatatatatatatatatatatatatatatatatatatatatatatatatacacatatatatatacacacatatatatatatatatatatatacacacatatatatatatatatatatacatatatatatatatacatatatatatatatatatacatatatatatatatacatatatatatatatatatatatatataaatacacatatatatataaatacacatatatataaatata
This DNA window, taken from Palaemon carinicauda isolate YSFRI2023 chromosome 10, ASM3689809v2, whole genome shotgun sequence, encodes the following:
- the LOC137648242 gene encoding mucin-2-like, producing the protein MKLIQANDPNPYIKEPDTDKTMLVMQPRLNMLDIEKISLENTMTMFVTFVKEDNTIHLFTYTKLGELRQGSQVSTSSTSEQSSTGTTKPTTTTSTTSLRITSTTQKPTSTTLKPTSTTQKPTSTSLKSTSTSLESTSSSLKPTSTTLKPTSTTLKPTSTTLKPTSTTLKPTSTSLKSTSTTLKPTSTTLKPTSTTLKPTSTTLKPTSTTLKPTSTTLKPTSTTQKPTSTTQKPTSTSLKSTSTTQKPTSTTLKPTSTTQKPTSTTLKPTSTTQKPTSTSLKSTSSVQEPTSTSPKPTSTSPKPTSTTQKPTSTTQKPTSTSLKPTSTTQKPTSTSLESTSTAQKPTSTSLESTSTPKPTSTVQEPTSTSLGPTSTAQELTSTPQNPTSTAQKSTSTPLEPTSTPLRPTSTVQEPTSTAQQPTSTSQKPTLMKAINPIDSTCELDAGNAGKATARCSALASAAAANVKREVFNKLCSLYICNLVRATGLSVNSVQVTTRDIVDLINETVSTSSTSDQPSTGTAKLTPSSITSQRITSTAQEPTSKTTNIVSDKITTDTTTTSPNTTLETTSRTTPNIIIDITATSLTTNPNTTSQLTSTTPNIIHSKGTTDANVTSPNATLETNHSELTSPTTLNIIFDKTTTLSPNTKPVTTPPELTSPETLVKTTISSNKNLETTPKLTSPITPTIISGKATIEATATSPNATPETTPSKLTSSTIMNLIINKTTTTPNTSPKTTLPELTSLTPPKVILDKTTISPKTNPETNPKLTSPTTPNIIVDKDTTIYTILNPENTPPELTLPTPNIISGKTTTSLNATPETRPHEQTSPTTPNIISDKTTDSPTINPEFSPPKLTIPANPNMVLGNTTITSPNANPDTTPELTSSPSYITNKTSITSPDPNPETIPPKLTSPTIPNITINKTATSPNTNPETTPAELSSPKYPKTTTTSHNTTPLEISQMEPNQQTNPGSPIKVSGRKCANGVCTYNLNIVIEMVNPFLN